The Tenebrio molitor chromosome 5, icTenMoli1.1, whole genome shotgun sequence genome has a segment encoding these proteins:
- the LOC138131542 gene encoding uncharacterized protein encodes MQNSFYGQNVYFISGKLFCIKAFSLFQSKRRRTSKMSRSARMTKKQKELLISVLESKPYLTQGRAKNGVELQRFNEKWNELAEELNKVEGARKTSKQWRETLSDFKSAVKKKARLSHLNATKTGGGPSSQQDLLPLEKRLLALLTPVVIAGIPEIGEAGLGIDIIAPPNDLEISFEDLPVAVEVANENEEDQGDGSDKTDYHNILSDISYRSPIPKKKKTGTLEHIAQQHEECLRSLSSSNLTLAQSVLELATKLKRKRPVSAALQFKF; translated from the exons ATGCAAAACAGTTTTTACGGTCAaaacgtttattttatttcaggtaagttattttgtattaaggcGTTCAGTTTGTTTCAATCCAAGAGAAGAAGAACAAGTAAAATGTCTCGATCTGCAAGGATgacgaaaaaacaaaaagagcTCCTCATTAGTGTGCTGGAAAGTAAACCGTATTTAACCCAAGGGCGAGCCAAGAATGGAGTGGAGTTACAGCGGTTCAACGAAAAGTGGAACGAGTTGGCCGAAGAACTTAATAAAGTTGAAGGTGCTCGGAAGACTTCGAAGCAATGGCGAGAG ACATTAAGTGACTTCAAAAGTGCCGTGAAGAAGAAGGCCAGGTTAAGTCACTTAAATGCCACAAAAACGGGAGGAGGACCTAGTAGCCAGCAAGACCTGTTACCGTTGGAGAAACGGTTATTGGCGTTGCTGACGCCTGTTGTAATAGCCGGGATTCCGGAAATAGGGGAAGCTGGTCTAGGAATAGACATAATTGCTCCACCGAATGATTTGGAAATTTCATTCGAAGATTTG CCAGTTGCTGTTGAAGTGGCAAATGAGAATGAAGAAGATCAAGGAGATGGCAGTGATAAAACAGATTATCACAACATTTTG AGCGATATTTCTTACCGGTCTCCTAttccaaaaaagaaaaaaacagggACACTCGAGCACATAGCACAACAACACGAGGAATGTTTACGTAGCTTAAGCAGTTCCAACCTGACGTTAGCTCAGTCAGTGTTAGAATTAGCAACAAAGCTTAAAAGAAAGAGGCCAGTTAGCGCTGCTCTACAatttaagttttaa